The genomic segment ttttaggaccaagtcttgctctgtagcccaggctggtcttgaccgTGCGCTCTTCCTGCCTGACCCTCCCCAGTGTTGACTGTAAATATATTTATCCCTGTGCCTAGCTCCCCATTTTTATTCCAGTTTTACTTTCTAGTTATAAAACCAGGGGCCTGACGCATGTTAGGCTTGCACTCCATGCCTGAGCAACACCCCACAGTCATCCCTTTCTTCTCTCGCTGAGGTCTCCTTTCCTCAGAATATGTTTTCTCGCCCTGTAGCTAATATACTTAAACAGCATCCTCTTACCTGGTAAAGCCCCAAGAGAGAGATGGCCCTGAGGGTGGGACCAGAGTCTCCGGAGGGAGTCCAGTCTCGACAGGGACACAGCAAGGACCTCCATCTTTGGCCCTTGGCTCAAGACCACTTTGAAAACATCCAGCTTCAGCTGAAGAGGGAGCCCCATGTCTAAGGGTAAAGCTAAGTTTGGTTCTACTCCAGAAGACAGCACCACCTTCTGCAGTggatggggcagagacaggcattgAGAGAGCAAAGAAGGAGCCAGAGCTACACTCTGTTGCTCCCTTATCTGCTTTAATTCAGCCTCTGCGCTATACTTCCGTGCGATTTCCTGCTTTGACCTTCTATGAAaccatccccagccccaaatAAACAAGCAGTCTAGGTAAAAGCTGTTTGCATTCTGTGATGTCTCTGACTTTCCACCATTTAAGCCTTTCTACTATTAAAAGCTCCCTTTGCCTCATTCTTTTCCCAGAATCCACTAACTATAGCCAGCATCCCACCCTCTTCCTTTACTTGATCTTGGAGGTGAAGGGTAAGCCAAGAAGAATTTGTTCCTGTCCCAAGAGCAAGGAGGCATCCTGAGCCATCCAccagctttaatcccagctccagaGAAAAGCTCCAGGGGTCTGTGTGAGGCTGGGAAATGTCTAGGGGGAGAAATGATTCTCCTGAGGCCTTAGGTTTTATGGAGAGATGGGCACAGTGTTAAGGAGAGACAAAGGAAGGCAGAACTGGACATGGAGGGGAAAGAGATTTTCAAAAGTCTACCTTGGAGACTGAATTCTGCATGGGTCCCTGGAGGGAAGAACAGTCCAGGTTGCAAGTCCACATCACAGTTTCCGAGGCTAGTAGGGGCAGAGGGtgagagctgggcctggtggcccaGCCAAGTATCTCGACGTATACAGccatccagggcaggcaccagcTGAAGcgggtgggagtggaggggagggaaaCGTTGAGATGGTGGAACCAGGGTATCTGAATCCTGACCCCTAGCACATTCCCTCAGAAACGTGAAGGCTTAGCTTTCTCCATGTAGCTCTTACTCCACCTCCCTCTCCCTAAAATCTGAATGCAGGTTTCCGTAGCTTGGCCCTAGGACGTAGTTACCGGGAGCCGAAGactggaggcagggaggaggagtcCCCCTAGAGCGATCCTCATGTTGGGCTGGGAATGGTCAGCCAGGGATCTAGAGACCTGTCTCAGGCACAGTATGTCCTTCCCATCCACCCACAGCAGCAGTGAATCCCCATTCATCTTCAGCTCCACCTGCAGGAGATGgtcagaagcagaagaaagctgaAGCAGAGGACCCTGAGCTTGTCGCCTCCACTTTCTTCAGAGTCCAGCTGAAAGAAGATGCCCTTGTAGACACATCCTTGGCTCACTCAGACTGTGCCACTTACATACTGACTCAGCCTTGGGATTTCCATCTGATGAAACAGAGACAAGAATAGCTACTTTACAGGGACTGTGTCTTGCTGAGAAGAGAGGACCATGGCAAAGGGATGCTCCTGTTCTCCTTCCTCATCAGATCAAGGTGACCTCTCCCCACAGAGGCAAAGTTCTCTTACCTGGTGCCATCTCCCATCATTCAGCTGAGGGCCAAAGCCTACTGTAAGCCGAGCCCAGAGGTTGTGCAGCTGGATTTCAAGCTGGCCATCACGAAGTCCCAGCATGAACCAATCATCTTCGGTGTTGGTGTCCCCATAAAAAATCACTCCCTCTGGATCCAAGGTTCGAAACTCAAAGGAGGAATAGGGTCTGGAAGGACACAGGAGAGACTGTACATGGGGTGTGGGGGGTTTCAGGGTTGAGGGGAAAAGGAATTTAGGGAGATAACACGGCGGGGAAGAGGAGGTCAGAAGGCTGGGCCAAGAGGCCAagtgacagggctggagaggtggctcagtggttaagagcactggctgctcttccagaggaccagggttcaattcccagcacccatatggcagctcacaactgtctgtaattccagttccaggggacctgacacccttccacagatatacatgcaggccaaacatcaacacacacaaaaatagaaataagctaaaaaaaaaaaaaaaaaggccaagtgactccTATACTTGCTGATTTTGGTGAGGTCAATGGTCATCACAGAGACAGGCTCTTGTCCTGGGCCATTGCTGAGGTACCTAGCTGGAGGGTCCTGGGCACtctgtcagaaaaagaaaataagctgACCCAAGACATTTCAGAGACGGGCACAGCAACAGggtgagaggaggggagaaggggaaaaGACAGCGGAAATGCAGCTCATTTAAACACACAGGGGTGAGAACCCCATCCCGCTCGTACCTCGGTAAGGACAACGAGTCCCAGGGCCTGTCCCTGGCGGGTGTGAGGTGgcgacagcagcagcagtaactGAAGGAGCCATGGGTGCAGGCAGGCCACAGAGTCTCGGTTCTCCATAGTCGGCAGCCGTCCACTCCGTGGCTCAGACAATCTGAGGAGAACGAGTGGGGGTAGGCAGCCTTGCACGGGGTGGTGGAGGGTTAAAGGTTGCTCCGGGGGAAGAAGGGGGGCAGGAGATGGGGCCGCTGACCGTGCGGCCCCTCTGAAGTCAAATGAGGTGGAGGACAGAGTCCCTCCACAACACGATTAGCCCCCGGCAGCCAAGAAATCTGTGAGAGAGCATCTCACCTCTTCTCCTCCCGTGTTGGACAGTGTGGCTCCTCCAAGCGTTCCTCCCACAAGGGGAGGCTGCCTAGGCCAACTTGAGCTCTGGAAACAGTTCTCCCTGTTCAACCAGCATCTTCTACCAGGGCTAAAGCTGGGGTGTGGAATCCAGACATCTTGCTGACTGACCTTGGGAGACACGCTTCACCTTTGTGCTCCAGTGACTTTGTCTGTCAAAGAAGGAACATAACGCTTCTTTCATGGAACTGCTGGGCATGGAGATTGGAATGGCGCGGGCAGAATGCCCAGTGACTGATATGAACGCCTCCCTTAGCTTTCCCACATCTACGATGCTGCTCTCACAAGAAGGtattgtctctctgtgtgttttaatGGCTACTAAGAAGAAATCCGCCAATAACCCAAGCACTGGTGAGATTGAGACAGCAGGATcacgagttcaaagccagtctggactacacagaAAGACTCTTCTAAACAGTGGGGGTACAGATGGCTCAGCGAGTAAGAGCCTCTGCTGTCaacctgaggacttgagtttataCCACAGgacccacaggatggaaggaaaaaactgactcccgaaagttgtcttctggcctccacatacacacatatgcacatgtgtgcacaggcacatgtcacacacacacacacacaaaatgtttaaaataaagaaggaggaaaatagtgaaaaaaagcaataaatatttGTAGCTGGACATAGTTGGACATTCACttaatctcatcacttgggaggcagaggcaggtggatctctgtgagtttgaagtcagcctggtctacagagtgagttctaggccaaccaaggCGACAtagcactgtctcaaaaaaaagaaaaaaagaaaagaaaaaagtcggGGGTGTAGGCAgcgctagagagatgactcagtggttgagagcattggctgctcttccagaggacctggtttccaTTCCCATCACTCATATGGTCGTTCACAACCAACTAACTCtaggtcccagggatccaacacaCTCTTTGGCCTCTGTAGGTAGCAGGCATGTAGGTGattcacagatatacatgcaggtaaatacccatacacataaaataaaatttaaaaattaacaactatatattaaaaagaaagttatgctgggcatggtggcgcacccctttaattccagcactctggaggcagagacaggggtgtAGCTGgcattttcctggtcctgcctggcccatggtcaggacaaatctctctcacccgccagtcccgcagccactcagacccaaccaaataaacacacagagacttatattacttataaactgtatggccgtggcagacttcttgctaactgttcttatatcttaaattaacccatatttggggttggggatttagctcagtggtagagtgcttgcctagcaagcgccaaggccctgggtttggtcctcagctctggaaaaaaaaagaataacccatttctattaatctataagttgccatgtggctcgtggcttaccggaatcttaacatctgcttctcactggggctgctggcagcatctctctgtctcagccttcctcctcccagaattctcctctttctttgtcccgcctatacttcctgcctggctactggccaaccagcaatttatttattaaccaatcagagcaacacattcacagcatagagaacatcccatagcacttccccttttcttttttctttttttcaaaaaggaaggttttaactttcacatagtaaaattacatataacaaaacaattatcaagcaagaattacagttacaatatttaggctataatatctagtctatttgtatttggcaaattaaagaagatatcctatctatcttatatttgtgagtctaaggtttcagaTCTAACTTGTCTTTTATCATAacaaaggaaattataactatctagtcttcaactacatcagagacctcagaaggatataatattacccaagAAAAGGGAGATGGActcaagcaactttcgggagtcttgcaagagtagacagagacagctggcagcctggacagtcatccaaagttcctctgtaaagttggggcatccatcttcagcccacaggcctagagtctctcagtcacttctctgtgttctgtagaatgtctggcagtttcctctgcgaagcaggaacctgaaggaccattttgtcaagcaaagttcagtggtcaccttcctatgggtcctgcatgtccagtcgatcaagcagtccaggcaagaatagtttcttgcccaaatggctatttttaccaagaagaagataaactccatatagagtgttttcaatgcccatccttctctctgaGGTAAAGGTGCTGCTagcagcagacatgtctcattgtccagaaagtctaaattttttaaaacattttttttttgtttttgtttttcgagacagagtttctctgtgtagctttgcgcctttcctgggactcacttggtagcccaggctggcctcgaactcacagagatccgcctggctctgcctcccgagtgctgggattaaaggcgtgcgccaccaccgcccggctttttaaaacattttaaatgccatattctgtaggtctttgaagtatttgaagactagagagttataattttctttagttatgataaaagataagttagatatgaaaccttagactcacaaataaaagatagataggatatcttctttaattttgccaaatacaaataaactagatattataaatagactaaatattgtaactgtaattcttgcttgataattgttttgttatatgtaattttactatgtgaaagttaaaaccttcctctttgaaaaaaaaaaagaaagaaagaaaagggggggctagaaagatggctcagaggttaagagcactggctgctcttccagaggtcctgagttcaattcccagcatccacagggtggctcacaaccatctgtaatgagatctggtgccctcttctggcctgcaagcaaaCATGCAGCCAgaactctgtatacataataataaataaaattttaaaaaaagaaaagaaaagaaaaggggaagtgctgtgggatgttctctatgctgtgaatgtgttgctctgattggttaataaataaagtgctggttggccagtagccaggcaggaagtataggcaggacaaagaaagaggagaattctgggaggaggaaggctgccAGCAGCCCCagtgagaagcagatgttaagattctggtaagccacgagccacgtggcaacgtatagattaatagaaatgggttaatttttttttttccagagctgaggaccaaacccagggccttggcgcttgctaggcaagcactctaccactgagctaaatccccaaccccagaaatgggttaagatataagaacagttagcaagaagtctgccacggccatacagtttataagtaatataagtctctatatgtttacttggttgggtctgagtggctgcgggactagcgggtgagagagatttgtcctgaccgtgggccagacaggactggagaaaactccagctacacaggtggatctctgtgagtttgctctcttaactgctgagccatctctctagcccagaaaagaaacacatttttttttttccgagacagggtttctctgtgtagctttgtgcctctcctggaactcacttggtagcccaggctggcctcgaactcacagagatccacctggctctgcctcccgagtgctgggattaaaggcgtgcaccaccaccgcccggccacattttttttttttttaaaaggacatggggctggagagatggctcagcagttaagagtgctggatgctcttccagaggactcacgttgagttctcagcacccacatggcagctcacagctgtctatgaCTCCACTTCcgaggatctaacaccctcacagagacatgcatgcaagcaaaacacccatgcatatacaataagaaataaataaatgcaatcaatttttaaaaaggcagttggagagatggctcagcagttaagagcactgaggctcttgcagaggacctgggttcaattcccagcgcccacaaggcagctcacagccatccacaACTGCGATTCTAGGGAATCCAACATCTTCCTCTaacttctgagggcaccagaaACAAATGTGGCGTACATATACACAGGCAGGCGAAACACTcaatactcacacacatgaacacaaacaaacaaaaaacagatgcaGTGAGGGGAGAAACGTAAACTCTGGCTGCGATCCAGAGTTTGACACTGGGCTGGGGAAACGATCCAAGAGGTCAAGTGCTTTGTGAACACACACGAAGACCGGAGTTCAGACTGCCCACCACTCACACGATACCTGGACAAagaggtgcacacctgtgaccccagggcCGGGGCAGATGAGATGGTAGAGTTGCAAAGAGGTGgagctccctggagctcactggccagccagtccagcagaagtggtgagctccaggttcactgaaaggactctgtctcaaaattcagGTGAagagcaactgaagaagacaaaACGTTGACTCCTCGCTCTGCACACTCACACGCCTGCCCATGTGCCCATATAGCACACtcaccaaataaaaaataaaaagttcaaggCTAAGCtggatggtggctcacacctagaatccaaacacttgggaggttgaggcaagagggcTGCtaataagtttcaggccagcctgagtgtCAGGGTGAGAAGTGTCAAAATGAAACATAAAGGTGGAGACGGGGGCCTAAGACTGTAGTCCCAGCTGCTGCTGGGGAACGGAGGCTATTGAGTCCAAAGCATCAAGGGATTCAGGCAAAATCAGATATAGTGACATGTAATCCCatcacctgggaggtagaggcaggaaaatcagaagttctaggtcattcttggctacacagtgaatctgaggccagcctgggctacatacccaGGAAAAACTCCCACTCCCTGAAGACCCTATCAgaagtaaaggagaaaaaaagaataaggaaattGCTATTACTCTTAATTACAGGGATTTATTATAGGACCTAATGTAGAAAAGTAAAAACCCTATGAGCCACCCAACAGTCATAGGAAGCAAGGGTAGGGTTTGCTCAGCGTGTCCAGAGATCCTGGGTTTAATGCCCAGAGccaaagaagggaagaggagggggggagggggagaatgggaggaaggggaggagggagaatgggaggaaggggaggggggagaatgagagggagggagggggcgagggaggcagggagagagggagggaaagctgGAAGAGGCAGAGCACTGGGCTTCCACTATCCAAGACAGCTCCTGGAGACCCCTGAGGGTCTCGCGCTGAGTCTGGGATACCCCCGCGGCTGGACGACTAAGAGTGAAAAGTAAAGCCGCTAACTGGAGCATACTTTAACTAAAGCAGCGCAGAAGAGGACTTTCAAGCCTAGGGTATACATGACAGAAATTGCAAGCTTTACCACTTGCTCCTAGTCTTGCCACGGGAGCCGCGGGGCGAGGcggggccgggggtggggtggggaaaatGGTCTTAACCAGAAGCTGATTGGCTGGAGGGCGGGGTGCAGCATTTAAGGCCTTTCCTAGGAGAAGAGACCATCAAGCCGATCCACGCTCCTGGCTGAGATCCGCTGGTGCCCGAAGCCTGTCTGGGAGCTCCTAGCATTTCTTTTGCCCCTCATTTCCAGCTCTTTGAGACCTGAGCTGTAGGCTCTTTCTGCGGTCCTGAAGAACGGAAGTGGAGACTCTTTGATCTTTGATTTTTGACAGTGACGATCTGGATGGCTTCCACACGGATCCGAGAGGCCAGGGAGAGAGATTGTGCAGACATTCTGAGGATGATACGGGTGAAGCCTGCGGGCTGGAAAACCGAGTGCCTTGGGGCTGGGAGCGGCGTGGtcggagcggggggggggggggggtagacaGGGGGGTGTACCTTTGGACCCTGCTCTCCGAGTGGCAGGGCCTTCCTACCCTAACGATGTCTTGGTTCTCCCATTGTAGGAACTGGCCAAGTACGAGCAACTGTCCCATCAGGTGAAGATTAGTGAAGAAGGTGGGGCTTTGCAGCTgggtcctggggggggggggggggggagaaaaggcAGTAACTAACTACAGGACTGGACATTAATCcgcccccctccttccctccccctcctcccgctGTCTCTGCCCTTGTCACACCCCAATCTCTACAGTCCTGAGAGCAGATGGCTTTGGAGAGAACCCTTTCTTTCACTGTTTGGTGGCAGAGGTTGTTCCAGAGTCTGGGGAGCTCCAAGGTAAGGGACCCTCCAGGCATCCTCAGTTTTTCCTCCCAGAGGCCTTAACCTTCCCTCTCATTTTCAGGGCCCCGTGTGGTGGGCTACGGGCTATACTACTTCAGCTACAGCACATGGAAGGGACGAAACATTTATCTGGAAGACATCTATGTGATGCCGCAATATCGGGGTACTGCTGGCAGAGGCTAAGGGTGGACACGAAGTACCCACAAGCCCACTGAGCAATCCTTAGACCCATCCCCTTCCCTGCCCCCTAATATCAGTCTATGGTTTCCTCTCATACCCCTTCAACTCCCCCTTTTTCCACTACAGGTCAAGGGATTGGTACCAAAATAATCAAAAAGGTGGCTGAGGTGAGCAAAGGGGTGGGGGTTAGAAACTAGTCCCCGCCCGAGCCCCCCCTCGacccctccatcccccacctccccaccccaccccaccctcaccccaccccaccccgtctCCCCggccagaaaacaaaaacaaaaaccaaccaatcagccAAACAAACCCTCCTGGAAGGTTTGGGGTTCCTGAGGTTGAATGAGGAGATgagagaaattcttttttttttttttttttttttttcttttggtgtttcgagacagggttctctgtgtggccctgctgtcctggaacttgctcttagaccaggctgtccttgaactcagagatccgcctgcctctgcctcccatgtgctgagattaaaggtgtgcgccgccgccgccaccggtCAATTCTTCTTTTTAGAGCCCAGGGCAGTCAGCAGTGTCTTCTCCCTCCCACAGGTTGCCCTGCAGAAGGGGTGCTCCCAGTTCCGCCTGGCAGTTCTGGACTGGAACAAGAAGGCCATGGACTTGTACAAGTCTCTGGGAGCTCAAGATCTGACTGAAGCAGAAGGCTGGCGCTCCTTTCGATTTGAAGAAGAGGCAATGAAGGAGATGGCAGGATGCTGACGTCAGCCCCAGGGGAGTTCTCTCTACTGCCCACTCGTTGGGATCACCGTATCAGGTTTCCCTAAGACTGTATTCACAGACAGGGACCCAGACAGACACTACCCCAAAGGCCTCCTGAGGCGTAGAAAGAGTGGAAGCAAGGGACCAGTCTTGTTGAGAATGACAAATAAAATACGTGGCTTCCCTGGTGTGGTGTTGGGGAGAAatccttcttttgttttcaggTGGAGAATACTGCTCTGATGGGGTTGGGACAGCCAGAGAGCCAGGACTGCTCAGGCCCCACGGCCACAGGAGACCCTAGCTTCGCTCTTGCCtgtgattttaaaaagagaacaaggggctagagaggtggatCTGccgttaaaagcactggctgctctccagaggacccgggttcaattcccagcacccacatggcagctcacaactgtctgtaactccggttccaggggacttggcatcctcacacagacatacacgtaggCCAAACACTAgtgcacataattttttttaaaaaaagaacaagaggGTATAGGAATGGCATATCAAGCTTGTCATCATCTTTGGAACCCAAAGTTCTTTTAGGACTCATGTGCCATAGACTACAGACTGGCTGTTGCTGTCAGCATTTCAAGGAGCACTGGGAAGAAGCAATTGCCTCACCTAAACCGATCAACCTCAGCTGGGTAGGTATGACGGCATGGTACTGGGGAGGCCGAAACAGGAAAATTCCTTCAGGGCCCACCTAGAAAAGTGAGATCTGTCTCatcaaaaatcaaattaaaaaaaaaatctttttattactAGTTTGACACtaaagtaagattaaaaaaaccaaagcaaatctttaaaacTCTGGgaacaataaaggaaacaggctatttctctctctctctttttttttttgtttgtttgttgttttgttttgtttttcgagacagggtttctctgtgtagctttgtgcctttcctggaacttgctttgtagatcaggctggctttgaactcata from the Peromyscus eremicus chromosome 8a, PerEre_H2_v1, whole genome shotgun sequence genome contains:
- the Sat2 gene encoding thialysine N-epsilon-acetyltransferase isoform X1 is translated as MASTRIREARERDCADILRMIRELAKYEQLSHQVKISEEVLRADGFGENPFFHCLVAEVVPESGELQGPRVVGYGLYYFSYSTWKGRNIYLEDIYVMPQYRGQGIGTKIIKKVAEVALQKGCSQFRLAVLDWNKKAMDLYKSLGAQDLTEAEGWRSFRFEEEAMKEMAGC
- the Shbg gene encoding sex hormone-binding globulin isoform X2 codes for the protein MGTPTPKMIGSCWDFVMASLKSSCTTSGPLLLWVDGKDILCLRQVSRSLADHSQPNMRIALGGLLLPASSLRLPLVPALDGCIRRDTWLGHQAQLSPSAPTSLGNCDVDLQPGLFFPPGTHAEFSLQDISQPHTDPWSFSLELGLKLVDGSGCLLALGTGTNSSWLTLHLQDQKVVLSSGVEPNLALPLDMGLPLQLKLDVFKVVLSQGPKMEVLAVSLSRLDSLRRLWSHPQGHLSLGALPGDNSSASFCLSDLWVQGQRLDIDQALNRSQNIWTHSCPQSPNNVTHTSH
- the Shbg gene encoding sex hormone-binding globulin isoform X1, with amino-acid sequence MENRDSVACLHPWLLQLLLLLSPPHTRQGQALGLVVLTESAQDPPARYLSNGPGQEPVSVMTIDLTKISKPYSSFEFRTLDPEGVIFYGDTNTEDDWFMLGLRDGQLEIQLHNLWARLTVGFGPQLNDGRWHQVELKMNGDSLLLWVDGKDILCLRQVSRSLADHSQPNMRIALGGLLLPASSLRLPLVPALDGCIRRDTWLGHQAQLSPSAPTSLGNCDVDLQPGLFFPPGTHAEFSLQDISQPHTDPWSFSLELGLKLVDGSGCLLALGTGTNSSWLTLHLQDQKVVLSSGVEPNLALPLDMGLPLQLKLDVFKVVLSQGPKMEVLAVSLSRLDSLRRLWSHPQGHLSLGALPGDNSSASFCLSDLWVQGQRLDIDQALNRSQNIWTHSCPQSPNNVTHTSH
- the Sat2 gene encoding thialysine N-epsilon-acetyltransferase isoform X2 encodes the protein MASTRIREARERDCADILRMIRELAKYEQLSHQVKISEEVLRADGFGENPFFHCLVAEVVPESGELQGQGIGTKIIKKVAEVALQKGCSQFRLAVLDWNKKAMDLYKSLGAQDLTEAEGWRSFRFEEEAMKEMAGC